The window TGTAAATAGATTAGGTGAGATGACTATTCAGGTTAAGGAAAAAACCGGAAGCTATGTCTATTACAGTTTCATTGTACGTGATGTCCAGGTGAAATAGCTATATTGAATGGAGTAAACTCACAATGGCAAGCGGTAAAGCACTGTTGAAAAAATACATTAAGGACAATCATTCCGAAGAGATTGAAAAGCTCAAATCTCAAAATAAACAGTGTAAAGTCAGTATTGATTATGAAAGCCTGAATCAGTTCCTAATTGAGCAGTCTGGAAAAGATTTCTGGAAACATCAGATTTATGAATTTATTGATCAGATGGAAGAAATTTTCAATACTGGCAATGTTGCCTTGAAATTCATGAATGTGCCTGAAAGAGATAATCTCCATGATTTAGATGCCACAAGCAATAACAAATGGATAAGCACCAGAGCCATGATTAAAAACATAACGGATGTAAGAGTTGATTTGAAACAAGCATGTTACATATGCAGAGAATGCGGAACAATAAACCTGGTTAACATTAACGACCCCAATCAGGCAGAAGTGATTCCAAAATTCTGTAAGAACAACCAATGTGCAGGAACCAGTAAATCCATGTTTTTTGATAAAGACAGTAGTATTTACAGGAATTACAGATTACTAAAACTGGAGGAACCTTTAGAGTTAAGAGGTGGTGGAAGCACCAGAGAATTCAAAGCTATTGTACTGGATTATCTGGCATCACCATTTCATAACCTGAAAGTAGGGGATGTTGTTAATGTAACTGGTATTTTCAAAATCGAACCCCGTAAAGTCAAAGGCAGAAGTGATGGACATGAATTCATTATACATATTCACAACATCACTCCTGTAGATGATGTTTTTGAAGATTCAAGAATATCTGAAGAAGATATAAAAGAAATAATTAATCTATCTAAACAGGATGATATTTTTGAATTATTATGGCACAGTTTAGCTCCTGAAGTTTACGGTTATGATATGATAAAGAAAGGTTTGATTCTTCAATTATTTGAAGGCAACAGACCAATAAATGATAGCTTCAAATCCAGCATGATGGACAGGTGGACAATTCACGTACTATTGATTGGAGACCCAGGAATAGGAAAATCCCAATTAATACAATCCATGAAACAGAGAGCACCTAAAAACATTACAATATCCGGAACAAATACATCACAGGCAGGATTGACAGTATCAACCGTTAAAGATGAACTAACAGGAACATGGACAATGGAAGCCGGTGCAACAGTACTTGCAGATACAGGCGTATTATGCATAGATGAATATGACAAGCTTTCACCGTCAGCACAGAAGAGTTTGAACGAACCTATGGAACAATCAAGTGTTAGCTCAGCAAAAGCAGGACTCGTTCAAGTCATGTCAGCTAGAACATCAATACTTGCAGGTGCAAATCCAAAGTACAGCAAGTTTGACCCCTACAAATTATATCGAGATCAACTGGACATACCCGAATCAAATCTATCACGTTTTGATTTGATATTTGTCCTAACAGATGAAGTTGATAAAGAAAAGGATTCCAAACTTGCAGATGCATTGCTCAATAAGGATTTCATTCTTGATGAATCTGAAATTTTAGATATTGATTTGTTTAAGAAATATATCACATGGATGAAGGCAAATTGCTTTCCCGTTTTAAGTAAAGATGCAAAAATATTGCTTAGGGAATTTTATGTCAATACAAGAAAAACCGCTTTGGAAACAAGTGACGGAAAACCAATCACACCAAGGGATTTGAAAGCTTTGGAGAGATTAACAATAGCTAGAGCAAAATGTGAATACAGACAAGAAGCTACAATAACAGATGCTATTGAAGCTATTGATATCTATAAAGAAGCATTAAGCGGTTTAGGATTAACATTAGCAACAGCCGGTGCATTACATGGAATTCATTCACAAGATGAATTAAGCGTTATATCTGATATGGAGAATATGATAAAAAGCAATATAGCTATTGAAGGCACTCCATTATCTGCTGAATCATTGAAGCATTTGGAAATGGAGTGTGGCATGTTATGTCATGAGAAAGGTATTAATCGTGAGGGTATTTTTGACATTGCATATTCAAATGTGAAAAAATCTCTATAAGGTAACTTTTGAAATCATGGCCATATGGTCATAATGCCCATATGGTCATAATATTTCAAAACCCCTGACACCTTTTTGAGAATTGAGTATTACCAATGGAAGCTGAAAGTATGAGTAAGAAAAGTTTAAAGATTAGTATTGAAGAAGAAGTTTTAGAAAAAGCAAAAAAACATATACCTAATCTATCTGGATTTGTTGAAGAATGTCTAAAGCATTACTTCGGTTATGCAGATGGAATATTCCCTATAGGAAACGTTAATGAAATCACAGATAAGATTGGTAGATTGCAAGTAGAATTGTTTTTAATTAATCAAAACTACGATGCTGAAGAAAGTAGGAAAAATGCAGAAAATGAAGAAAGAGATAAAGCCTGGAGATTCCTCTGGAATGATTTTAAACCAAGTTTAATTCCGGATGAAACTCTATTAGAAAAAGCTATTGAAGTATTAGGAATCAATGGCGAAGAATTAGAAGATATTCTTGACTGGGTTTACATAACTGACATTAACGTTAACACTAACTCCTGGCAAGAAGTATTAAAAGCATATAATGAAAATAAAAACGAATAATAATTTAAAGTGTTATGTGGAATACTACTTTTCCACATTAACTCTTTGTTGCTATTTTTATAGCTAATTTGACCATTTACGGCTTAAGTCAGTGTCATTAAATACAGTTTTTTCTTGACATTCTTTTAACTCACTTATGTTATCTCTAAAGAATTTTAAGCAGAAATCTTTTTTTGCATTGAAATTATCACAGTTTAAATGAATATTTTCCTGACAGTTATCGCAACCAATATCAGTACCTTCTTTGTTTTTACAGGACAATTCATCGTTATCATCAAGATAACGGTATTCACAGTCGTTAAATATTATATCATTCATAAAATCCAAATCCTCAATTTTTTTAATGTTTAATTATATTTTATCATATTACAATCTGTTAATAAGAGAATAAATAAATTATTATCCCAATTATAATTTATTTTTATGTAGAATACCATTTATCCACATCAACTCTTTGGCTTTGGGTTTCATTAGCTATTTTTTCATATCCTCCGGTGAACGCCACTACACAGTCATCATGAATGGCTTCATTAGGATATGCAGTTATTTTTTCCAGAAATTCCATCGCCCATTTTTTGGTGAACCCGGTCGAATCCTTTCCAACAAGGAAAATTCCCTTCTTTTGAATATCAGCTGAAACTCTTCTTGCACGGTCAACTTTGTTTTCTCTTGAGTTACCGGTGCCCGTAGCGAATCCTCTTCTGTTCAGTTCATCTATAATTAGTAATCCGAAGTTTTTGCCTGTGCTTCCGTCAAGTTCAATGTATTGTACATCTGACTTGTCACGTGCGGCAGTATTTAATATTTCATTGATCAGGTTTCTGGATTCCAATTGAAATTCATATGAATCAAGAATATAAATATTTCCTGTGAGATCTTTAGCAAGCAGAACACCAGCTGTAAAATCCGGATCACTTCCTTTCAACTTATCATCATTCAATACTTCAGTAGCTGCAAGATCCCAATATCTGATAACTTTAACGATTGGTATTTTCATGTATTCATCATGAGAAATCAAATGGAAGTCTGATTCATCGAATAGCTGACCTTTAACTGAAGCATACCAGTTACCGTTCATTAACTGCTCACGTGTTACTCTATCCAATCCCATCAGGTATTCTTCATAATCTTTCCTGTCCAGATAAACATTATCTAGATAGCTGGAACTGATGAATCTGATTTGTGATTTATCCTGAATATCCGTATCTATTTTTTCTATGAATCTTTCACGCACCCATTTGTTTCCACGTTTACCTGGATTACTGGAGCACATCAGCTGTGTGGGAAGTTTGTTATCTTTTGTTTTCCTAACTCTGGACCTCATGTAAATGTATTTGAATCTTTCAAGCTGTGTCAGCTCATCAATTCCTATGAACTGATATTCAGAACCCTGATAAGTATCAAGGTCATTGATGTTTCTCAAATATCCAAAGGTTAGTGAATTTCCATTGGGAAATGTCCATGAATGTTCGGTTCCATCCCACTTCGGTTTGATGTTTGCATTATTTTGAACTTCCTTTCGATTTAACCACTGACTTGCTTTATGAATTAAAGCTCCTTTACGCTTCAAGTCAGATAAAGTACGTCTCAAGATGAGGGCATGATATTCATTAACATCATCCTGAACATAAAACAATGCCCTCATCAACAGACTTGTTGATTTGGAACCGCCTGCAGCACCACCAATCAGGACTTCCTTTTCTCTAACCAGTATCATCTCCGCCTGCTTTGGAAATGGGGAGAATGGAATATACGGATTCTCATATACGCACTTCTGAAGAATAGCTTTATCTCTAGCATCCAGATAGAATTCACCTTTTTCATCATACATTGTTATCATCAATTTGTTTTGCGAGGATTTCTATTTCATTCATGATGTCCTTTTGTGAGATTTCGATTTTCTTATCTTCCAGTTCAAGAACTCTATTTTTGAACAGCCTGTCCATTTCATCCTTGAATAATCTGTTTTTGGCTTCAAATGCTTTAACGGACAATTCCAGATATCTGATTTTAAGTTCGGTAATGTCAATTAAATATCTGGCCAGATTTTTTTCATTGGCATTGTATCTTACTTCCTGATCCAGCTTTTCAAAGTTTATTTCAAGGCCAACCGCATTTTTAGTTATCTTATCTAAATTTTCCAAACCTGTTTTAATGTCGGTAACCTGTTGCTGGAGGATAGAATCAATAGCCAAATCAATATTGTCCTCATGAACATTATTGTCTGTTATCTGTTTTTGTGTTATGGCCCTGTTTGTCAATGCTTCCTTTTGTCTGGCTCTTGGGTCTTTGTCATTGTCTGTCAGATGATATTTCTTTTTGAATCTTGAAAATGTTGCTCTGCTTACTTCAAGTTTGTGTTCCTCATCCAGCCATCTTCTGATGCTTTCATCTGTTGCCCCTGAAGTTTTCATTACTTGAATTTCGTCTAAGAGTGTTTCCAGGAAATCTCCTTTTGTTAGTTTCAATCCTGCTTTGAATTCCTTAAATGTTGTGAGTGAAACTTCACGGTCATATTTTGTTTTTAGGAAGTTTATGATTTCCTTGTTGCTCATTGCCTTCCTGCAGCAGTTGATGATTTCCTGTTCGTGACGATCTAAAAAATAATGGATATCTGAATTTACTCGACTCATAGTGATGGTTCTCCTATAAATCCCTTAATTCTCTTTCAAGCTCCTGTTTTCTCTCTTCAATTAACTTGTATTCCCTTTGTTTCATAATCCTTTCATAATTGGGATTGTTGTGTATTAGTGTTATGGTTTCCTGTGCATCTCCGATAGCTATTAGCATAGCTCCAAGTTCGTATGCATCCTTGTGTGTAAAACTAGATTCTTCTACTATTTTTTTGAGTGTAATTTCAACTCTTGCGCTGATGTTGGTTTTTTCCGGTAACATAATACATATTTTTATTATGTATTATATATAAAATTTTATTATAAAAAAAATATAAAAGTAATAATAAATATTACTTTCACAAATGAAAAATAGTTTTTATTTAAGAGTTATATACGTGAGATATATTTTTTGAAGCTATTCATCATCGCCCATTTCATCAAGTTCCTTTTGTAAGTCATGGATTTGCATTTCCTTGTAGAATCTTTCGAACTTGCCTACTTCAATGAGATAAGATGAAACTTCAAGAGCATCTCTATAGGTATAATTGGACTCTTTGATAATTTGCTTTTTGTCTTCATCCATGTAGGATGAGGTATTATTTATATTGGCCATAGCTATTACAACCGGTATATAATAATTAATATAATATTTTATTATTTCAATTATATAAAATTATCATATCAAGTTATATTTTTTCTTTGATTTTAAAAATTTTATTAATTATTATTCTTAATAAATTCATATATCCCTTCAATAACTTCTTTTGCAGCATCAGAAAGGTCATCGTAACTATCTGTAAAATCTGGTTCCCTATAGCAGAACCTTTCTTTTAAAGTATCCTCATTAAAGAAATTATCAGGTATTTCACCAGTGATTATTCTCTCCCTAATAAATTTATAAAAATTCGATTTTTGATATTCTTCTTCATCAAAATCTTCTGTGATTCCTAATTTTCTTATTTCCCTAAGACTATTCAATATTTTTATTAAAACACCTTTTGAAATTAAATTTTCAACTTCTTTAACATTCAATATTTTATAATTGGTGTAATTCATATCATTAAATAATGCCTTATTT of the uncultured Methanobrevibacter sp. genome contains:
- a CDS encoding type II toxin-antitoxin system CcdA family antitoxin, yielding MEAESMSKKSLKISIEEEVLEKAKKHIPNLSGFVEECLKHYFGYADGIFPIGNVNEITDKIGRLQVELFLINQNYDAEESRKNAENEERDKAWRFLWNDFKPSLIPDETLLEKAIEVLGINGEELEDILDWVYITDINVNTNSWQEVLKAYNENKNE
- a CDS encoding minichromosome maintenance protein MCM, producing the protein MASGKALLKKYIKDNHSEEIEKLKSQNKQCKVSIDYESLNQFLIEQSGKDFWKHQIYEFIDQMEEIFNTGNVALKFMNVPERDNLHDLDATSNNKWISTRAMIKNITDVRVDLKQACYICRECGTINLVNINDPNQAEVIPKFCKNNQCAGTSKSMFFDKDSSIYRNYRLLKLEEPLELRGGGSTREFKAIVLDYLASPFHNLKVGDVVNVTGIFKIEPRKVKGRSDGHEFIIHIHNITPVDDVFEDSRISEEDIKEIINLSKQDDIFELLWHSLAPEVYGYDMIKKGLILQLFEGNRPINDSFKSSMMDRWTIHVLLIGDPGIGKSQLIQSMKQRAPKNITISGTNTSQAGLTVSTVKDELTGTWTMEAGATVLADTGVLCIDEYDKLSPSAQKSLNEPMEQSSVSSAKAGLVQVMSARTSILAGANPKYSKFDPYKLYRDQLDIPESNLSRFDLIFVLTDEVDKEKDSKLADALLNKDFILDESEILDIDLFKKYITWMKANCFPVLSKDAKILLREFYVNTRKTALETSDGKPITPRDLKALERLTIARAKCEYRQEATITDAIEAIDIYKEALSGLGLTLATAGALHGIHSQDELSVISDMENMIKSNIAIEGTPLSAESLKHLEMECGMLCHEKGINREGIFDIAYSNVKKSL
- a CDS encoding phage terminase large subunit is translated as MYDEKGEFYLDARDKAILQKCVYENPYIPFSPFPKQAEMILVREKEVLIGGAAGGSKSTSLLMRALFYVQDDVNEYHALILRRTLSDLKRKGALIHKASQWLNRKEVQNNANIKPKWDGTEHSWTFPNGNSLTFGYLRNINDLDTYQGSEYQFIGIDELTQLERFKYIYMRSRVRKTKDNKLPTQLMCSSNPGKRGNKWVRERFIEKIDTDIQDKSQIRFISSSYLDNVYLDRKDYEEYLMGLDRVTREQLMNGNWYASVKGQLFDESDFHLISHDEYMKIPIVKVIRYWDLAATEVLNDDKLKGSDPDFTAGVLLAKDLTGNIYILDSYEFQLESRNLINEILNTAARDKSDVQYIELDGSTGKNFGLLIIDELNRRGFATGTGNSRENKVDRARRVSADIQKKGIFLVGKDSTGFTKKWAMEFLEKITAYPNEAIHDDCVVAFTGGYEKIANETQSQRVDVDKWYST